A region of Anguilla anguilla isolate fAngAng1 chromosome 18, fAngAng1.pri, whole genome shotgun sequence DNA encodes the following proteins:
- the fam98a gene encoding protein FAM98A → MENDILDSLEDLGYKGPLLEDGALDQAASTGAASPEFTKLCAWIVSELKLYCKLEENVHATNCPTEAEGFQLEMSGLLAELVCPYSVLTTGDVTKRLLDRGNCLLLLTFLISELEASRMILVNRPQKQVQEAGGSDVFVELKGICMALGMSKPPANITMFQFFSGIEKKLKEALSKVPPTHVGGPLMKKPLGPVHWEKIEAINQALVNEYEVRRKMLLKRLDVTIQSFGWSSRAKTHADKLAKVYPPLRSALASKGTVSVAHLFAAREDLSKILRTSSGRIREKTACAINKVLMGRVPDRGGRPNEIEPPPPEMPTWQKRQDGPQGGGGQQYGGGGRGGGGGGRGGYDQGGRGGYERGGSRGGGGGGGGRGGKVQGNWSEGGSGGGGGGGYHGNYQEGGGHQGGGGRGGYGGGNYQGGFQGSTYQGGGGYQGGGGGGSGGGGGGGSGGYQGGGGGYQQDNHYQERGGRGGRGGRSRGGRGGQGGGWGGRGGQNFNQGGQFEQFFQQGGHQYNQAGFGQGRHYTS, encoded by the exons ATGGAGAACGATATTCTGGATTCTCTGGAGGACCTTGG GTACAAAGGTCCCCTGCTAGAGGATGGGGCACTGGACCAGGCAGCGAGCACAGGGGCCGCCTCTCCGGAGTTCACCAAGCTGTGCGCCTGGATCGTCTCCGAACTCAAGCTCTACTGCAAGCTTGAGGAGAATGTGCATGCTACAAACT GTCCCACCGAGGCAGAGGGGTTCCAGCTGGAGATGAGCGGCCTCCTCGCGGAGCTGGTGTGCCCCTACTCCGTCCTCACCACCGGGGACGTCACCAAGCGCCTGCTCGACAGGGGCAACTGCTTGCTCCTCCTCA CCTTCCTGATCTCCGAGCTTGAGGCCTCCAGGATGATCCTGGTGAACAGGCCGCAGAAGCAGGTACAGGAGGCCGGGGGCAGCGACGTCTTCGTGGAGCTGAAGGGCATCTGCATGGCCCTGGGCATGTCCAAGCCGCCTGCCAACATCACCATGTTCCAGTTCTTCAGCGGCATCGAAAAGAAA CTGAAGGAAGCTTTGTCCAAGGTCCCGCCAACTCATGTAGGAGGACCTCTGATGAAGAAACCCTTGGGTCCAGTACACTGG GAGAAAATTGAAGCAATCAACCAAGCACTTGTGAATGAATATGAAGTCAGGAGAAAGATGCTGCTGAAACGTCTGGACGTGACAATCCAGTCATTCGGGTGGTCGAGCAGAGCTAAG ACGCACGCTGACAAGCTGGCCAAAGTGTACCCGCCGCTGCGTTCCGCCCTGGCCTCGAAGGGCACGGTGTCCGTCGCCCACCTCTTCGCCGCCAGGGAGGACCTCTCCAAAATCCTGCGGACGAGCAGCGGGAGGATCCGGGAGAAGACTGCCTGCGCCATCAACAAG GTTCTGATGGGGCGTGTACCTGACCGAGGTGGGAGACCCAATGAGATCGAGCCCCCCCCTCCGGAAATGCCCACCTGGCAGAAGCGGCAGGATGGGCCCCAGGGAGGGGGTGGACAGCAGTATGGAGGGggtggcagaggaggaggaggtggtggaagGGGAGGCTATGACCAGGGAGGGCGAGGAGGTTATGAGCGTGGGGGCAgtaggggtggaggaggtggaggtggtggcaGGGGGGGTAAAGTTCAAGGAAACTGGTCGGAAGGTGGGAGCGGAGGTGGTGGCGGAGGTGGTTACCACGGCAACTACCAGGAGGGAGGCGGCCACcaaggaggtggggggaggggaggttacGGTGGCGGAAATTATCAGGGCGGGTTTCAGGGCTCTACTTACCAAGGAGGGGGGGGATACCAGGGTGGGGGCGGCGGAGGCagcggcggaggcggcggcggaggcAGCGGAGGCTAtcagggtggagggggcgggtaCCAGCAAGACAACCACTACCAGGAAAGAGGTGGCCGAGGCGGGCGAGGGGGTCGGAGCAGAGGCGGACGGGGAGGACAAGGAGGTGGCTGGGGAGGGCGAGGCGGGCAGAATTTCAACCAAGGGGGGCAGTTTGAGCAGTTCTTCCAGCAGGGGGGCCATCAGTATAACCAGGCCGGCTTCGGGCAGGGCAGGCACTACACAAGCTGA